DNA sequence from the Prolixibacter sp. SD074 genome:
GTGTTTTGACAATGACTTTGTTGCCGGCAATTTCAGCGGCATCGAAAGCATGCAAAGGCTGGCCGGTTTCAAATAATACATAGTTGGTAATATCGACAATATTATTGATGGGATTCAACCCAATCAGGCGCAACCTGTTCTGAAGCCATTCGGGTGATTGCTTTACGGTAATACCGGAAACGGTTACACCG
Encoded proteins:
- a CDS encoding phenylalanine--tRNA ligase beta subunit-related protein produces the protein GVTVSGITVKQSPEWLQNRLRLIGLNPINNIVDITNYVLFETGQPLHAFDAAEIAGNKVIVKTLTAGTKFVTLDEEERELDANDLMICNESEGMCIGGVFGGIKIRC